A section of the Primulina eburnea isolate SZY01 chromosome 1, ASM2296580v1, whole genome shotgun sequence genome encodes:
- the LOC140836204 gene encoding exocyst complex component EXO70B1, whose product MADNGEEKLIAIARQIAKSLGRTETMTDDIIKIFSNFDGRLREKLTEKLSEDDVERILNSLDRQISSFISSDRPIWSNSADSSAFLDSVDQLIAFIRDWTPLADDKNISSYLDRAEDLLQQSMFRLEDEFRILAERGADSFDLARGDSALDYSDDEDDVSLEDDDNFIPVAQQVTDYDIIIDALPAGTIGDLHEIGKRMVVAGYVKECSHVYSTYRREFLEESFSRLGLQKLSIDEVQKMQWAQLEDEIEKWVKAINVALRILFPSERRLCDRIFLGFSSAADFSFMEVCRGSTIQLLNFADAVAIGSRAPERLFKVLDVYESVRDLMPEFELIFSDQYGIILRNEAITIWKRLGEAIRGVFMELENLIRRDPAKAAVPGGGVHPMTRYVMNYLRAACRSRRTLEQIFEESVGPQSGNFDYRKGDNRALSSSSSLAVRMEWIMEFLESNLEAKSKIYRDNTLSSVFMMNNSRYIVQKVKDNDLGTLLGDDWTRKHEAKIKQYHVNYQRGTWSKVLAVLKIDSNSLSPVAPKSLRDKLKLFNTYFEGICNAQSTWVIVDEHLGEELRASIRGSLIPAYQNFIGRLQAVVDFGKNGDRHIRYSKEDIEAHIRVLFQGSGGGRR is encoded by the coding sequence ATGGCAGATAACGGCGAGGAGAAACTCATAGCTATAGCTCGCCAGATAGCCAAGTCTCTTGGCCGTACGGAAACCATGACTGACGATATCATTAAGATATTTTCCAACTTCGATGGAAGATTGCGTGAGAAGCTGACGGAAAAGCTCTCCGAAGACGATGTGGAACGAATCCTCAACTCTCTTGACCGTCAGATCTCCAGTTTTATCTCCTCGGACCGACCCATATGGTCCAACTCTGCTGATTCTTCCGCTTTCCTTGATTCTGTCGACCAGTTAATTGCCTTCATCCGTGATTGGACACCTTTAGCCGATGACAAGAACATATCCTCTTACCTCGATCGCGCCGAGGATCTACTTCAGCAATCCATGTTCCGCTTGGAAGATGAGTTCAGAATCCTCGCCGAACGCGGCGCCGACTCATTCGACTTGGCTCGCGGCGACTCAGCTCTAGATTACTCCGACGACGAAGATGATGTTTCTCTGGAAGATGACGACAATTTCATTCCCGTGGCGCAGCAGGTCACGGATTACGACATAATAATCGACGCGCTTCCGGCGGGTACTATAGGAGACTTGCATGAAATCGGGAAGAGGATGGTTGTGGCGGGGTACGTGAAGGAATGCTCCCACGTGTACAGCACCTACCGGAGGGAATTCTTGGAGGAGAGCTTTTCTAGACTGGGTCTGCAGAAGCTGAGCATCGACGAGGTTCAGAAAATGCAGTGGGCGCAGCTGGAAGATGAAATCGAGAAATGGGTCAAAGCCATTAATGTTGCTCTCCGGATTCTTTTTCCGAGCGAGCGCCGCCTATGTGATCGCATTTTCTTGGGGTTCTCCTCCGCTGCGGACTTTTCGTTCATGGAGGTGTGCAGAGGTTCTACAATTCAGCTCCTGAATTTTGCGGATGCTGTGGCTATAGGGAGTCGGGCACCTGAGAGGTTGTTCAAGGTGCTGGATGTTTATGAATCTGTGAGGGACTTGATGCCTGaatttgagttaattttttCTGATCAGTACGGTATAATTTTAAGAAATGAAGCCATCACTATCTGGAAAAGACTAGGGGAAGCTATCAGAGGTGTGTTTATGGAGTTGGAAAATTTGATCCGTCGGGACCCGGCTAAGGCTGCTGTTCCTGGCGGTGGAGTACATCCCATGACTCGATACGTGATGAATTATCTCCGTGCTGCATGCCGATCTCGGCGGACCTTAGAACAGATTTTCGAGGAAAGTGTCGGGCCTCAGAGTGGCAATTTTGATTACAGGAAAGGGGACAATAGGGCTTTGTCCTCGTCTTCAAGTCTAGCTGTTCGAATGGAATGGATTATGGAGTTTTTGGAGAGTAACCTAGAGGCTAAGTCCAAGATTTACCGGGACAACACATTGAGTTCTGTATTTATGATGAACAATAGCAGGTATATCGTGCAGAAGGTGAAAGATAATGACTTGGGGACACTCTTAGGCGATGATTGGACAAGGAAACATGAGGCGAAAATAAAGCAATATCATGTGAACTATCAAAGAGGAACATGGAGCAAAGTTTTGGCTGTTCTTAAGATTGATAGTAACTCTCTGTCACCTGTAGCACCCAAGAGTTTAAGAGATAAGCTGAAGTTATTCAATACATACTTTGAGGGGATATGCAATGCTCAGTCGACATGGGTAATCGTGGATGAGCATTTGGGAGAGGAGTTGAGGGCTTCGATTCGTGGGAGTTTAATCCCGGCATATCAGAATTTTATAGGAAGATTGCAGGCCGTAGTTGATTTTGGGAAGAATGGAGATAGACATATTAGGTATAGTAAGGAGGATATTGAGGCTCATATTCGTGTGTTGTTTCAAGGTAGTGGCGGTGGAAGAAGATGA